The window GCGCTCTGTAGGAACAGCGACAATTCTTGATTGATGCGGAGATGATCTCGTCGTGCCCCATCTGCGGCCACCAAGTCCTGACGGCCGAGCTCGAACGGTAATGGCCGATTCCTGTGTCCTCCGGTTGGACGGATGGAGCTCCCCCTTTTCTTCAGTGTACTATACATGATGCTGAACTTATAATTTTACTGCCTTGGCTGATGTTGTTGCTGGTCATTGCTCTAGGCACGCGAACAGCCACTTCGATGATGACGAGGTTCAGAGGGACATGGAGTTGGCGCAGTTAGCCATGGCTGCAGAATTGAGCACTAGTAATGTCGTGGTAAGATCTTGCTCGCAATCGTTTCTCTATCTTATTACTGTAAGAAAAGTAGATGTAACCCATTGTTCATTACTAATTCAGGATTGCTCATATAATATGTGGCACATGTACTTGCTGTTATATCTTTTTTTTCCTATAGCTAGTCAATTCGTTGGATACGCTTGTACTAGTGAAAGGTTGTTCTGATAGGTCTGAATTTTGCTTCATAGAGGACTGTAGGGCTTTTTACCCTTTTCATGTTTTCTTGTGGAAAATATACCCACAGACAGTTTTATTTGCAGGATGTACCTCAACATAGCAAGCGTCCGTTCCCTAATGACGATTCTCTTGCTCAAGGGGCCTCATCAAGCATCATCAGAGGCCCATCTCCTTATGAAAATGTACTGTATGAACAAATTTCTTGCTTGGTCGGAGCACAGGTTAGAAGCGAAATTCAACGAATTGAAGCTGGCGTTATGAACTTGTTGAGGAGCTGCCTTGAATCTGAAGGCGGTTCGTCGACAAGTATAATATCAGGCTATGTTGACCATCATCAGAGTCTTTCAGCCGAAGACAAGGGATGGGGATGTGGGTGGAGAAATATCCAGATCATGAGCTCTCATTTGTTGAAGCAAAGAGCAGAAACGAGAGAGGTTCTGTTTGGTGGCTGTGGGTTTGTTCCTGACATCCCTTCACTTCAGAGATGGCTTGAGATCGCTTGGGATAAAGGTTTTGATGCTGTTGGTGCAAGTCATTTCGATGGCAAAATTTATGGTGTCAAGAAGTGGATAGGGGCATCAGAATGTGTTACCCTCTTGCGCTCTTTTGGTGTGCGTGCAAGGATTGTAGATTTTGATAGCACAGAATCATCGAGCCTGCAAGGTAAGAGCGGGAAACGAGTATGTGGGCCCATGGATAAGTATTTGATCAAGACTAATCCTCCTCCAAGATCATCGACTTGTGAACTTAGTCAAGAGGATGCTGAGAACATGAGAGGCCAGCAGGTCCTTGTCGACTGGGTATGGAACTACTTTTCAAGCAAGCGTGCTG is drawn from Triticum dicoccoides isolate Atlit2015 ecotype Zavitan chromosome 6B, WEW_v2.0, whole genome shotgun sequence and contains these coding sequences:
- the LOC119326152 gene encoding zinc finger-containing ubiquitin peptidase 1-like; this translates as MISSCPICGHQVLTAELERHANSHFDDDEVQRDMELAQLAMAAELSTSNVVDVPQHSKRPFPNDDSLAQGASSSIIRGPSPYENVLYEQISCLVGAQVRSEIQRIEAGVMNLLRSCLESEGGSSTSIISGYVDHHQSLSAEDKGWGCGWRNIQIMSSHLLKQRAETREVLFGGCGFVPDIPSLQRWLEIAWDKGFDAVGASHFDGKIYGVKKWIGASECVTLLRSFGVRARIVDFDSTESSSLQGKSGKRVCGPMDKYLIKTNPPPRSSTCELSQEDAENMRGQQVLVDWVWNYFSSKRADVLHNSKNVIISDKTPLYFQHQGHSRTIVGIQKQKGNRGSQDRYNLLVLDPGHRTADLERSLTTKKGWPRLLKRGVHTLRKPQYQLCYVDPGIACSEETEQLKTIDSILIRF